The Xanthomonas indica genome has a segment encoding these proteins:
- a CDS encoding 50S ribosomal protein L25/general stress protein Ctc produces MATTHEIKVQRREVEGKGASRRLRRDGLIPAIVYGGDLKPVNIQLDHNEVWLASQNDWFYSSILSLSLNGDVQKVLLRDMQRHPFKQLIMHIDFQRVNDNEALHASVPLHFINEDVSPAGKSAEVVVTHELNEIQVVCLPKDLPEFVEVDLAALSVGDVIHLSDLKLPAGVELPELKLGKEHDVAVVIAKHGRVEEEPEATDAAAAAEPAKKDGK; encoded by the coding sequence ATGGCAACCACGCATGAAATCAAGGTGCAGCGCCGCGAAGTCGAGGGCAAGGGTGCGAGCCGCCGCCTCCGTCGCGACGGCCTGATCCCGGCGATCGTCTACGGTGGCGATCTGAAGCCGGTCAACATCCAGCTCGACCACAACGAAGTCTGGCTGGCTAGCCAGAACGACTGGTTCTATTCGTCCATCCTCAGCCTGAGCCTGAACGGCGACGTGCAGAAGGTGCTGCTGCGCGATATGCAGCGTCACCCGTTCAAGCAGCTGATCATGCACATCGACTTCCAGCGCGTGAACGACAACGAGGCGCTGCACGCTTCGGTGCCGCTGCACTTCATCAACGAGGACGTGTCCCCGGCCGGCAAGTCGGCCGAAGTGGTCGTCACCCACGAGCTGAACGAAATCCAGGTGGTGTGCCTGCCGAAGGACCTGCCGGAGTTCGTCGAAGTCGACCTGGCCGCGCTGTCGGTCGGCGACGTGATCCACCTGTCCGACCTGAAGCTGCCGGCCGGCGTCGAGCTGCCGGAACTGAAGCTGGGCAAGGAGCACGACGTGGCGGTGGTCATCGCCAAGCACGGCCGTGTCGAGGAAGAGCCGGAAGCCACCGATGCGGCGGCTGCCGCCGAGCCGGCCAAGAAGGACGGCAAGTAA
- the pth gene encoding aminoacyl-tRNA hydrolase, which translates to MTGLRLIVGLGNPGAEHANTRHNAGFRFVDALAERAGARWSVDAKLFGETAKVEVAGQAVWLLKPATFMNLSGKSVTAALRFWKIEPAQALLAHDELDLAPGTARLKFDGGHGGQNGLRDTIRLLGHAGFHRLRIGIGHPGHKDKVVPWVLGRAGKDDQVLIDRAIDDAIAVLPLAVQGDFNEAMKRLHTQGK; encoded by the coding sequence ATGACTGGTCTGCGTCTGATCGTCGGCCTGGGCAATCCCGGCGCCGAACACGCGAATACCCGGCACAACGCCGGGTTTCGTTTTGTCGACGCGTTGGCCGAACGGGCCGGCGCGCGCTGGAGCGTGGACGCCAAGCTGTTCGGCGAGACCGCCAAGGTCGAGGTCGCGGGGCAGGCGGTGTGGCTGCTGAAGCCGGCCACCTTCATGAACCTCAGCGGCAAGTCGGTGACGGCTGCCTTGCGCTTCTGGAAGATCGAACCGGCGCAGGCGCTGCTGGCGCACGACGAACTGGACCTGGCGCCGGGCACGGCGCGGCTCAAGTTCGACGGCGGCCACGGCGGCCAGAACGGACTGCGCGATACCATCCGCCTGCTCGGGCATGCCGGCTTCCACCGCCTGCGCATCGGCATCGGCCATCCCGGCCACAAGGACAAGGTGGTGCCATGGGTGCTGGGACGTGCCGGCAAGGACGACCAGGTCCTCATCGATCGCGCCATCGACGACGCCATCGCGGTGCTGCCGCTGGCCGTGCAGGGCGACTTCAACGAGGCGATGAAGCGGTTGCATACGCAGGGGAAATAG
- the ispE gene encoding 4-(cytidine 5'-diphospho)-2-C-methyl-D-erythritol kinase, with protein MSGAVDGGGWSSWPAPAKLNLFLQITGRRPDGYHQLQTVFRLLDWGDTVHLRPRADGVVARIGPSVAGVAEADDLLVRAARLLQKTANVVQGVDIRVEKRIPAGGGFGGGSSDAATALVALNALWGAGLDEEALAGLGLSLGADVPVFVRGRDAWAEGVGEQLTPLALPPAWYVLADPGVHVPTAALFQSPDLTRDAAPAKIADFVSGFLLGNAFEPVLLRHEPAVQATFQALARIGTPRLTGSGSGCFVEFADRAAAVRALAHLPDGMRAWVAGGVPRSPLLDALEA; from the coding sequence ATGAGCGGAGCCGTCGATGGCGGGGGCTGGTCGTCCTGGCCGGCCCCGGCGAAGCTGAACCTGTTCCTGCAGATCACCGGCCGCCGGCCGGACGGCTACCACCAGTTGCAGACCGTGTTCCGTCTGCTGGACTGGGGCGATACGGTGCATCTGCGGCCGCGCGCGGACGGCGTGGTGGCCCGGATCGGGCCCTCCGTGGCCGGCGTCGCCGAGGCCGACGACCTGCTGGTGCGTGCCGCGCGGCTGTTGCAAAAAACGGCGAACGTCGTGCAGGGTGTCGATATCCGCGTCGAAAAGCGCATTCCGGCAGGCGGTGGCTTCGGGGGTGGCTCGTCCGATGCGGCGACCGCGCTGGTGGCGCTGAATGCGTTGTGGGGCGCCGGACTGGACGAGGAAGCCCTGGCTGGCCTCGGCCTGTCGCTGGGCGCGGACGTGCCGGTGTTCGTGCGCGGGCGCGACGCCTGGGCCGAAGGCGTGGGCGAGCAATTGACCCCGCTCGCGCTGCCGCCGGCCTGGTATGTGCTGGCCGATCCGGGCGTGCACGTGCCCACCGCGGCGCTGTTCCAGTCCCCGGATTTGACGCGGGATGCTGCGCCCGCGAAAATAGCGGACTTCGTTTCAGGTTTCCTGCTCGGCAATGCGTTCGAGCCGGTCCTGCTTCGCCACGAACCGGCCGTCCAGGCCACGTTCCAGGCGCTTGCGCGGATCGGCACGCCACGCCTGACCGGGTCGGGGAGCGGGTGTTTCGTCGAGTTCGCCGATCGCGCTGCCGCCGTGCGCGCGCTGGCGCACTTGCCGGATGGGATGCGTGCCTGGGTGGCAGGCGGCGTCCCGCGTTCGCCGCTGCTCGACGCGCTGGAGGCTTGA
- the ychF gene encoding redox-regulated ATPase YchF has translation MGIKCGIVGLPNVGKSTLFNALTKAGIAAANFPFCTIEPNVGVVPVPDPRLNALAAIINPQKVVPTAVEFVDIAGLVAGAASGEGLGNKFLAHIREVDAITHVVRCFEHGDIIHVNNKVDPVSDIETIDTELALADLDSVEKALNRAERSAKGGDKDAAARKPVLAKLQAALAEGKAGRNAGLDEEEKALVRDLFLLTLKPVMYIANVLEDGFENNPHLDAVRAHAAAEGAEVVPVSAAIEEELSQLDDADRDAFLADLGLSEPGLNRVIRAGYTLLGLQTYFTAGVKEVRAWTVKAGSTAPQAAAVIHTDFEKGFIRAETIAYDDFIKYKGEAGAKEAGRLRLEGKEYRVQEGDILHFRFNV, from the coding sequence ATGGGCATCAAATGCGGCATCGTCGGCCTGCCCAACGTCGGCAAGTCGACCCTGTTCAATGCGCTGACCAAGGCGGGCATCGCCGCGGCCAATTTTCCGTTCTGCACCATCGAGCCGAACGTGGGCGTGGTGCCGGTGCCGGATCCGCGCCTGAACGCGCTGGCGGCGATCATCAATCCGCAGAAGGTCGTGCCGACCGCGGTCGAGTTCGTCGACATCGCCGGCCTGGTCGCCGGTGCGGCCAGCGGTGAGGGCCTGGGCAACAAGTTCCTGGCGCACATTCGCGAGGTCGATGCGATCACCCACGTGGTGCGCTGCTTCGAGCATGGCGACATCATCCACGTGAACAACAAGGTCGACCCGGTCTCCGACATCGAGACCATCGACACCGAACTGGCTCTGGCTGACCTGGACAGCGTCGAGAAGGCGCTCAATCGCGCCGAGCGTTCGGCCAAGGGCGGCGACAAGGATGCGGCGGCGCGCAAGCCGGTGCTGGCCAAGCTGCAGGCCGCGCTGGCCGAGGGCAAGGCTGGGCGCAACGCTGGCCTGGACGAGGAGGAGAAGGCGCTGGTGCGCGATCTGTTCCTGCTCACCCTCAAGCCGGTGATGTACATCGCCAACGTGCTGGAAGACGGCTTCGAGAACAATCCGCACCTGGACGCGGTGCGCGCGCATGCCGCGGCCGAGGGCGCCGAGGTGGTGCCGGTGTCGGCAGCGATCGAGGAAGAACTGTCGCAGCTGGACGACGCCGATCGCGACGCGTTCCTGGCCGACCTGGGCCTGAGCGAGCCGGGTCTGAACCGGGTGATCCGCGCCGGCTACACGCTGCTGGGGCTGCAGACCTATTTCACCGCCGGGGTGAAGGAAGTGCGTGCCTGGACGGTCAAGGCCGGGTCGACCGCGCCGCAGGCCGCGGCGGTGATCCACACCGACTTCGAAAAGGGCTTCATCCGCGCCGAAACCATCGCCTACGACGACTTCATCAAGTACAAGGGCGAGGCCGGCGCCAAGGAAGCCGGGCGCCTGCGCCTGGAGGGCAAGGAGTACCGCGTGCAGGAAGGCGATATCCTGCATTTCCGCTTCAACGTCTGA
- a CDS encoding ribose-phosphate diphosphokinase: MQDQRNLLVFSGNANKPLAKSICRELGVRPGKAMVSSFSDGEVQVEIEENVRRQEVFVIQPTCAPSAENLMELLVIIDALKRASAASVTAVVPYFGYSRQDRRMRSSRVPITAKVAAKMFSAVNTDRVLTVDLHADQIQGFFDIPVDNVYASPLLLADIWRAYGTDNLIVVSPDVGGVVRARAVAKRLDDADLAIIDKRRPRANVSTVMNIIGDVEGKTCVLVDDIVDTAGTLCAAAAALKERGALKVAAYCTHAVLSGPAVSNISNSQLDELVVTDTIPLSEAARACGKIRQLSVAELLAETIRRIAFGESVSSLYVD; encoded by the coding sequence ATGCAAGACCAACGCAACCTGCTGGTGTTCTCCGGCAACGCCAACAAGCCCCTGGCCAAAAGCATCTGCCGCGAGCTGGGCGTACGCCCAGGCAAGGCGATGGTCTCCAGCTTCTCAGACGGCGAAGTGCAGGTGGAGATCGAGGAGAACGTGCGCCGGCAGGAAGTGTTCGTGATCCAGCCGACCTGCGCGCCCAGCGCAGAGAACCTGATGGAACTGCTGGTGATCATCGACGCGCTCAAGCGCGCCAGCGCCGCCAGCGTCACCGCGGTGGTGCCGTATTTCGGCTATTCGCGGCAGGACCGGCGCATGCGTTCCTCGCGCGTGCCGATCACCGCCAAGGTCGCGGCCAAGATGTTCAGCGCGGTCAACACCGACCGGGTGCTGACCGTCGACCTGCACGCCGACCAGATCCAGGGCTTCTTCGACATCCCGGTCGACAACGTCTACGCCTCGCCGCTGCTGCTGGCCGACATCTGGCGCGCCTACGGCACCGACAACCTGATCGTGGTCTCGCCGGACGTGGGCGGCGTGGTGCGCGCCCGTGCCGTGGCCAAGCGCCTGGACGACGCGGACCTGGCGATCATCGACAAGCGCCGCCCGCGCGCCAACGTGTCCACGGTGATGAACATCATCGGCGACGTCGAGGGCAAGACCTGCGTGCTGGTCGACGACATCGTCGACACCGCCGGCACCCTCTGCGCGGCCGCGGCCGCGCTGAAGGAGCGCGGCGCCCTGAAGGTCGCGGCGTACTGCACGCACGCGGTGCTGTCCGGCCCGGCGGTGAGCAACATCAGCAATTCGCAGCTGGACGAACTGGTGGTCACCGACACGATTCCGCTGTCGGAGGCCGCCCGCGCCTGCGGCAAGATCCGCCAGCTCAGCGTCGCCGAGCTGCTGGCCGAAACCATCCGCCGCATCGCCTTCGGCGAGTCGGTGAGCTCGTTGTACGTCGATTAA
- the tuf gene encoding elongation factor Tu, producing MAKGKFERTKPHVNVGTIGHVDHGKTTLTAALTKIGAERFGGEFKAYDAIDAAPEEKARGITISTAHVEYESPTRHYAHVDCPGHADYVKNMITGAAQMDGAILVCSAADGPMPQTREHILLSRQVGVPHIVVFLNKADMVDDAELLELVEMEVRELLSKYDFPGDDTPIIHGSARLALEGDQSEIGVPAILKLVDALDSFIPEPQRDVDKPFLMPVEDVFSISGRGTVVTGRIERGVIKVGDEIEIVGIRATQKTTVTGVEMFRKLLDQGQAGDNAGLLLRGTKRDDVERGQVLCKPGSIKPHTDFEAEVYVLSKDEGGRHTPFFKGYRPQFYFRTTDITGAVQLPEGVEMVMPGDNVKMVVTLINPVAMDEGLRFAIREGGRTVGAGVVAKIIK from the coding sequence ATGGCCAAGGGTAAGTTCGAGCGCACCAAGCCGCACGTCAACGTCGGCACCATCGGTCACGTCGACCACGGCAAGACCACGCTGACCGCGGCGCTGACCAAGATCGGCGCAGAGCGCTTCGGCGGCGAGTTCAAGGCGTACGACGCGATCGACGCGGCGCCGGAAGAGAAGGCGCGCGGCATCACGATCTCGACCGCCCACGTGGAATACGAATCCCCGACGCGCCACTACGCGCACGTGGATTGCCCGGGTCACGCGGACTACGTCAAGAACATGATCACCGGTGCGGCGCAGATGGACGGCGCGATCCTGGTGTGCTCGGCCGCTGACGGCCCGATGCCGCAGACCCGCGAGCACATCCTGCTGTCGCGTCAGGTCGGCGTGCCGCACATCGTGGTGTTCCTGAACAAGGCCGACATGGTCGACGACGCCGAGCTGCTCGAGCTGGTCGAGATGGAAGTGCGCGAGCTGCTGAGCAAGTACGACTTCCCGGGCGACGACACCCCGATCATCCACGGTTCGGCCCGTCTGGCGCTGGAAGGCGACCAGAGCGAGATCGGCGTGCCGGCGATCCTGAAGCTGGTGGACGCGCTGGACTCGTTCATCCCGGAGCCGCAGCGCGACGTGGACAAGCCGTTCCTGATGCCGGTGGAAGACGTGTTCTCGATTTCGGGCCGCGGCACCGTGGTGACCGGCCGTATCGAGCGCGGCGTGATCAAGGTGGGCGACGAAATCGAAATCGTCGGCATCCGTGCCACGCAGAAGACCACCGTGACCGGCGTGGAAATGTTCCGCAAGCTGCTGGACCAGGGTCAGGCGGGCGACAACGCGGGCCTGCTGCTGCGCGGCACCAAGCGTGACGACGTGGAGCGCGGCCAGGTGCTGTGCAAGCCGGGTTCGATCAAGCCGCACACCGACTTCGAAGCCGAAGTGTACGTGCTGTCGAAGGACGAGGGCGGCCGTCACACCCCGTTCTTCAAGGGCTACCGTCCGCAGTTCTACTTCCGCACCACCGACATCACCGGTGCGGTGCAGCTGCCGGAAGGCGTGGAAATGGTGATGCCGGGCGACAACGTCAAGATGGTGGTGACGCTGATCAACCCGGTGGCGATGGACGAAGGCCTGCGCTTCGCGATCCGCGAAGGCGGCCGTACCGTCGGCGCCGGCGTGG